One window of Phycisphaeraceae bacterium genomic DNA carries:
- a CDS encoding methyltransferase domain-containing protein: protein MQIMTTTLWEYPSQHYDAATGNMQGDKRYVGASPSWVIWQCLQRYTKPGETVLDPMVGSGTTIDVAMDLKRRAIGFDLAPSRPDIRQGDARKIDLPSASVDFVFVDPPYSTHVDYSDDPACIGKLDALGADGGGAYYASMQRVIREIARVLKPGRHMALYVSDSFQKPGANSASTGFAPIGFELFAMMRESMQPVDIIAVVRHNQKLQRGNWHKAAEEGNFFLRGFNYLFIMRKM from the coding sequence ATGCAGATCATGACCACGACGCTGTGGGAGTATCCGAGTCAGCACTACGACGCGGCAACCGGGAACATGCAGGGCGACAAGCGCTATGTCGGCGCGAGCCCGTCGTGGGTGATCTGGCAGTGTTTGCAGAGATATACGAAGCCGGGCGAAACAGTGCTCGACCCGATGGTAGGGAGCGGAACGACGATCGATGTCGCGATGGATCTCAAGCGGCGGGCGATCGGGTTTGATCTGGCGCCGTCGCGGCCCGACATTCGGCAGGGTGATGCGAGAAAGATCGACTTGCCGAGCGCGAGCGTGGACTTTGTATTTGTCGATCCGCCGTACTCGACGCATGTGGACTATTCGGACGATCCGGCGTGCATCGGGAAACTGGATGCGCTCGGGGCCGACGGAGGCGGGGCGTATTACGCGTCGATGCAGAGAGTCATCCGCGAGATTGCGCGGGTGCTCAAGCCGGGGCGGCACATGGCGCTGTATGTGAGCGACAGTTTTCAGAAGCCGGGCGCGAACTCCGCTTCCACGGGCTTTGCGCCGATCGGTTTCGAACTCTTTGCGATGATGCGAGAGTCGATGCAGCCGGTGGACATCATCGCGGTGGTGCGGCACAACCAAAAGCTGCAGCGCGGCAACTGGCACAAGGCGGCGGAGGAAGGGAATTTCTTCCTGCGCGGGTTCAACTATCTGTTCATCATGCGGAAGATGTGA
- a CDS encoding glucose 1-dehydrogenase → MSERLKGQVAIVTGASKGIGAAIAKRLAAEGASVVVNYSSSKEGADKVVHEITSKGGRAVAVGANVAKQSEISKLFAEAKKTYGRLDILVNNAGIYDFQPLESVTEEHFHKQFDLNVLGLLLASQAAAKQFGSEGGSIINISSVVSTLAPPNGSVYSATKAAVDAITKSLAKELGPKRIRVNSINPGMVATEGWRSAGISGSDMHKQVLATTPLGRIGEPDDIAGAAAFLASRDASWLTGETILIAGGYR, encoded by the coding sequence ATGTCGGAACGGCTTAAAGGACAAGTTGCGATCGTGACGGGCGCTTCCAAGGGCATCGGCGCGGCAATCGCCAAGCGGCTCGCCGCGGAAGGCGCATCGGTCGTCGTCAATTACTCTTCCAGCAAGGAAGGCGCGGACAAGGTCGTCCACGAGATCACATCGAAGGGCGGAAGAGCGGTTGCAGTCGGCGCGAACGTCGCAAAGCAAAGCGAAATCTCGAAGCTCTTTGCCGAAGCGAAGAAGACCTACGGCCGATTAGACATCCTTGTGAACAACGCGGGCATTTACGACTTCCAGCCGCTCGAGAGCGTCACCGAAGAACACTTCCACAAGCAGTTTGATCTCAACGTGCTTGGACTGCTGCTCGCCTCGCAGGCCGCGGCGAAGCAGTTCGGTTCCGAAGGCGGCAGCATCATCAACATCAGCTCGGTGGTCAGTACGCTCGCGCCGCCCAACGGTTCGGTCTATAGCGCGACCAAGGCCGCCGTGGACGCGATCACCAAATCGCTCGCGAAGGAACTCGGCCCCAAGCGCATCCGCGTGAACTCGATCAACCCCGGCATGGTCGCCACCGAAGGCTGGCGTAGCGCCGGAATCTCCGGCAGCGACATGCACAAGCAGGTGCTCGCGACCACGCCGCTCGGGCGCATCGGCGAACCCGACGACATCGCCGGTGCCGCGGCATTCCTCGCATCGCGCGACGCATCCTGGCTCACCGGCGAAACCATCCTGATCGCGGGCGGATATCGCTGA
- the murD gene encoding UDP-N-acetylmuramoyl-L-alanine--D-glutamate ligase has protein sequence MEAAALEGKRVTVMGLGRFGGGASVTRYLCERGATVLLTDIEPEEKLAASVAQIADLVRSGTVQLRLGGHNVSDFTTCDLVVANPAVPKPWDNRFLRSAWAAKIPVTTEIGLTIARLPNRARVIGITGSAGKSTTSAMIHHVLKQCGFATVFGGNIGGSLLGEIDSITPETFVVLELSSAMLCWLGDLARVGPAEFDHAPASEGWSPHVAVVTNLSPNHLDWHGDLAHYRRSKQELLRAQRSGDVAVLPPGSESAEWKTNSGVERRVPRVEVSGLAIPGKHNRQNASVAIEAALAAASGLDRARAVNAVKTFAGLPHRLELAATISRAGGSVRCFNDSKSTTPEACLLAVAAFDEPGEVGAGRVHLIAGGYDKGSDLSAIGALARRLAGLYTIGKTGDAIAAASDGAAKKCGTVESAVASAIGAAKPGDVLLLSPACASWDQFENYEKRGELFVREVRAVGGVR, from the coding sequence ATGGAAGCGGCGGCACTTGAGGGCAAACGAGTTACGGTGATGGGGCTCGGTCGATTCGGTGGCGGCGCGAGCGTGACGCGCTATCTCTGCGAGCGCGGCGCGACGGTTTTGTTGACAGATATCGAGCCGGAAGAAAAGCTCGCGGCATCGGTCGCGCAAATTGCGGATTTGGTTCGATCCGGCACCGTGCAACTGCGCCTCGGCGGGCACAACGTCAGCGACTTCACGACGTGCGATCTCGTTGTGGCGAATCCCGCGGTTCCCAAGCCGTGGGACAACCGGTTTCTGCGCAGCGCGTGGGCGGCGAAAATTCCGGTGACCACGGAGATCGGGCTGACGATCGCGCGGCTTCCGAATCGAGCGCGCGTGATCGGCATCACCGGCTCGGCGGGAAAGAGCACAACGAGCGCGATGATTCACCATGTCCTGAAACAGTGTGGATTTGCAACGGTGTTCGGCGGCAACATCGGCGGGTCGCTGCTCGGAGAAATCGATTCGATCACGCCGGAGACGTTTGTGGTGCTCGAACTCTCGAGCGCCATGCTGTGCTGGCTTGGAGACCTCGCGCGGGTCGGGCCGGCGGAATTCGATCACGCGCCGGCAAGCGAAGGCTGGTCGCCGCACGTCGCGGTGGTGACAAATCTCTCGCCGAATCACCTGGATTGGCACGGAGATCTTGCGCACTACCGCCGAAGCAAGCAGGAATTGCTGCGGGCGCAGCGATCGGGAGACGTTGCGGTCTTGCCGCCCGGCAGCGAGTCGGCGGAATGGAAGACGAACTCGGGTGTCGAGCGGCGCGTGCCGCGGGTGGAAGTAAGCGGGCTTGCCATTCCCGGCAAGCACAACCGTCAGAACGCGAGCGTGGCGATCGAGGCGGCGCTTGCCGCGGCGAGCGGGCTCGATCGCGCGCGCGCGGTGAATGCGGTGAAGACGTTTGCGGGATTGCCTCACCGGCTTGAATTGGCGGCGACCATCTCTCGCGCGGGTGGGAGCGTCCGCTGCTTCAACGATTCGAAATCGACGACGCCCGAAGCTTGTTTGCTCGCTGTTGCGGCGTTTGATGAACCGGGAGAAGTCGGAGCGGGGCGAGTTCATCTGATTGCCGGGGGATACGACAAAGGCTCCGACCTTTCCGCGATTGGGGCGCTGGCTCGGCGCCTCGCGGGGCTCTACACGATCGGGAAGACGGGGGACGCGATCGCCGCGGCGTCGGATGGTGCGGCGAAGAAGTGCGGAACCGTGGAGAGCGCGGTCGCGTCGGCGATCGGCGCGGCGAAGCCGGGGGATGTCCTTCTGCTCAGCCCGGCGTGCGCCTCGTGGGATCAATTCGAGAATTACGAAAAGCGAGGCGAGTTGTTTGTGCGCGAGGTTCGGGCGGTTGGGGGTGTCCGATGA
- a CDS encoding trypsin-like peptidase domain-containing protein gives MRRIMTLGPAVVVLATASSLLWFTPRILRTLSASQTEAQILLARRTIESDDILERLNMAIRAIADSVEPSVVHIDVLTPEGTRRRFLGATGSGWIFDAKGHIVTNAHVVRGSRFVRVQLYDGRASQATIVGIDPFTDIAVLKIDADNLAPVRRATGERVYQGDRVFAFGSPFGFKFSMSEGIVSGLGRSAGPALDSGGFTNFIQTDAAVNPGNSGGPLIDIKGRVVGMNVAIATAKDNTGTGGGEGQSSGISFAIPLVTIESVALQLIETGKVSRGFLGISYDPREYIDESISRNGVSVRIPSDGPASRAGLQNDDMLVSLNGQRITSVQGMRSMISNARPGDTLSIGYTRNGESREASVVMGEMPTSALIQPGILDDIQDDLGLTFEDPSTAREFFSTGGAPIITSVSERSHASDAGLKEGDRITQVGSAPVSTVGEAVSAMIDQGLYVGKPVHLVVRNIQNDVDRKQSIRLWGGRSKPAPE, from the coding sequence ATGCGTCGCATCATGACACTCGGGCCCGCGGTCGTCGTCCTCGCCACGGCCTCATCGCTGCTCTGGTTTACGCCGCGGATTCTGCGGACGCTTTCCGCCTCTCAGACCGAAGCCCAGATCCTGCTCGCGCGCCGGACGATCGAGTCCGATGACATCCTGGAGCGTCTGAACATGGCGATCCGCGCCATCGCCGACTCGGTCGAACCCTCGGTTGTGCACATCGATGTTCTGACTCCGGAAGGAACGCGACGGCGCTTCCTGGGCGCGACGGGCTCGGGCTGGATCTTCGACGCGAAGGGTCACATCGTCACGAACGCGCATGTCGTCCGCGGCTCTCGCTTCGTGCGGGTCCAACTCTACGACGGGCGTGCGAGCCAGGCCACGATTGTCGGGATCGACCCTTTCACCGACATCGCCGTCCTCAAGATCGATGCCGACAACCTCGCGCCGGTGCGCCGCGCAACGGGCGAGCGGGTCTATCAGGGAGACCGCGTCTTCGCGTTCGGTTCTCCGTTCGGCTTCAAGTTTTCGATGTCGGAAGGAATTGTCTCCGGGCTGGGGCGCTCGGCGGGCCCCGCGCTCGATTCCGGCGGCTTCACCAACTTCATCCAGACCGACGCCGCGGTCAACCCCGGCAATTCCGGTGGACCGCTGATCGATATCAAGGGACGCGTCGTTGGGATGAACGTCGCGATCGCCACGGCGAAGGACAATACCGGAACCGGCGGCGGCGAAGGACAGTCGTCCGGTATCTCGTTCGCGATTCCGCTTGTGACGATCGAAAGCGTCGCGTTGCAACTCATCGAAACAGGCAAGGTTTCCCGAGGATTCCTCGGCATTTCGTACGATCCGCGCGAATACATCGATGAAAGCATCTCGCGGAACGGCGTTTCCGTGCGCATTCCGAGCGACGGGCCCGCCTCGCGAGCGGGACTTCAGAATGACGACATGCTGGTTTCATTGAACGGTCAACGCATCACCAGCGTTCAGGGGATGCGGTCGATGATCTCGAACGCCCGGCCGGGAGACACACTCAGCATCGGATACACACGAAACGGCGAGTCGCGTGAGGCCTCCGTCGTCATGGGTGAGATGCCGACGTCGGCGCTCATCCAGCCCGGTATTCTCGACGACATCCAGGACGATCTCGGGCTCACGTTCGAAGATCCCTCGACCGCCCGCGAATTCTTCTCCACGGGCGGCGCGCCCATCATCACCTCCGTTTCCGAGCGTTCGCATGCTTCGGACGCCGGGCTCAAAGAGGGCGATCGGATCACCCAGGTCGGGAGCGCGCCAGTTTCCACGGTCGGTGAAGCGGTTTCCGCGATGATCGATCAAGGGCTTTACGTCGGCAAGCCCGTTCATCTCGTCGTCCGCAATATTCAGAACGATGTCGATCGCAAGCAAAGCATCCGTCTCTGGGGCGGCAGATCCAAGCCCGCGCCCGAATGA
- the panB gene encoding 3-methyl-2-oxobutanoate hydroxymethyltransferase translates to MNTHEPPRQPVTIKTLRKMASDREPFAALTCYDATTARWLERAGVHILLVGDTAAEMILGYSRTIDMPLDVLVALTAGVKRGAPFTFVMADMPFLSYHTNESDAMKNAGRFLTEGLADIVKIESDSTFAPLVNKMTRAGIPICAHVGTRPQQVALTGGYTATGKTPKQAAQIVADAVALEQAGAVMLLIEAVPDAVAEEVLKATTVPVIGIGAGNSTHGQVLVLQDLLGLTDKPPPFARPIAQLGASIQTAAETYVQMVAERRVGLRAAPAAKPANPTPTSPHATS, encoded by the coding sequence GTGAACACGCACGAGCCGCCACGCCAGCCGGTCACGATCAAGACGCTTCGGAAGATGGCTTCCGATCGCGAACCCTTCGCCGCTCTGACCTGTTATGACGCGACGACCGCGCGATGGCTCGAACGCGCCGGAGTCCACATCCTCCTCGTCGGCGATACCGCCGCGGAAATGATCCTCGGCTATTCGCGCACCATCGACATGCCCCTGGATGTTCTCGTTGCGCTGACCGCAGGGGTGAAGCGCGGCGCTCCTTTCACTTTCGTCATGGCCGACATGCCGTTTCTCTCGTATCACACGAATGAGAGCGACGCCATGAAAAACGCCGGTCGCTTTCTCACCGAAGGTCTCGCCGACATCGTCAAGATCGAGTCCGATTCGACGTTCGCGCCGCTCGTGAACAAGATGACCCGCGCGGGTATTCCCATCTGCGCTCACGTCGGCACCCGTCCGCAGCAGGTCGCTCTCACGGGTGGTTACACGGCAACGGGCAAGACTCCAAAGCAAGCGGCACAGATCGTAGCCGACGCCGTTGCGCTCGAGCAGGCCGGAGCGGTCATGCTCCTGATCGAAGCCGTGCCCGATGCCGTCGCAGAAGAGGTCCTGAAGGCGACGACAGTCCCGGTGATCGGCATCGGCGCCGGCAACTCCACGCACGGGCAGGTGCTCGTCCTTCAGGATTTGCTCGGATTGACCGACAAGCCGCCTCCGTTCGCCCGCCCGATCGCGCAGCTCGGCGCTTCGATACAGACCGCGGCCGAGACGTACGTCCAGATGGTCGCGGAACGCCGCGTGGGCTTGCGTGCGGCGCCCGCCGCCAAACCCGCAAACCCGACGCCGACGTCGCCACACGCGACAAGCTGA
- a CDS encoding PHP domain-containing protein — protein MSLNEAVAERLHEMSRLLELLGENQFKAIAHSRAARIVESLATPIESMDKSALTELDGIGDKIADKILEFSATAAKGTPRIAEHEKMLKEVPPGLLEILDIPGLGPKTVRAMWQDLHITDVASLKAAIENGSLLTLPRMGEKAVEKIKGGLALGEEATRRIALGLALPMAERIADEIRAVKGVRRVEVAGSLRRGKETIADIDLLVMVPDADSAAAPSTTPKKKSTSGTKASPTKTKGDETHPVVEAFCSLPDVRQIISKGPTRASVRAVINLHSGRWKGGGPDEHAKEPTMQVDVRVIPERSFGAALMYFTGSKDHNVTLRQRALAQSQTLNEYGLFPEDDEETPPQDRGIKPVASKTEHDIYKALRLPYIPPELREHPADIAEFEKTGRVPALIELADIKCDLHAHTTDSDGRMSMRELVDNAIKRGFHTIAVTDHSKSSAVANGLSPDRLRAQITLVQNINKALKSEGLDIRVLAGSEVDILADGSLDFDDDLLAELDIVVASPHAALSQEPAAATKRLLKAISHPLVHIIGHPTGRLINRRRGLEPDMNELIAAAKQHNTALEINAHWMRLDLRDIHVRAATHAGTLIAIDCDDHESSDFENLRFGISTARRGMLTPDLCINAWSRDKLLKWLQSKR, from the coding sequence ATGTCCTTGAACGAAGCGGTCGCCGAACGGCTCCACGAAATGTCCAGGCTGCTGGAGTTGCTCGGAGAGAATCAGTTCAAGGCGATCGCGCATTCGCGTGCCGCACGCATCGTCGAATCGCTGGCGACGCCGATTGAAAGCATGGACAAATCCGCGCTGACGGAGCTCGACGGCATCGGAGACAAAATCGCCGACAAGATCCTCGAGTTTTCCGCGACCGCAGCCAAGGGAACGCCGCGCATCGCCGAGCACGAGAAGATGCTCAAGGAAGTGCCGCCCGGATTGCTCGAGATCCTCGATATCCCGGGGCTGGGCCCAAAGACAGTTCGCGCGATGTGGCAGGACCTGCACATCACCGACGTCGCCTCGCTCAAAGCGGCGATCGAAAACGGCTCGCTGCTGACACTGCCGCGGATGGGAGAGAAGGCGGTCGAAAAGATCAAGGGCGGGCTGGCGCTCGGCGAGGAAGCCACGCGCCGGATCGCGCTCGGGCTCGCGCTGCCGATGGCGGAACGGATCGCGGATGAAATCCGCGCCGTCAAAGGAGTGCGCCGCGTTGAAGTCGCCGGCTCGCTCCGCCGCGGCAAGGAAACCATCGCGGATATCGATCTGCTCGTGATGGTCCCCGATGCCGACAGCGCCGCCGCACCATCCACAACACCCAAAAAGAAATCGACGAGCGGCACGAAGGCTTCTCCGACGAAGACAAAGGGCGACGAAACCCATCCCGTCGTCGAAGCGTTCTGCTCGCTCCCCGATGTTCGTCAAATCATCTCCAAGGGACCGACTCGCGCCTCGGTTCGGGCCGTGATCAACCTTCATTCCGGACGATGGAAGGGCGGCGGCCCGGATGAACACGCCAAAGAGCCGACGATGCAGGTGGATGTGCGGGTAATCCCGGAGCGCTCGTTCGGCGCGGCACTCATGTACTTCACTGGCTCGAAGGATCACAACGTCACTCTTCGCCAGCGCGCGCTCGCGCAGTCACAAACGCTCAACGAGTACGGCCTCTTTCCGGAAGACGACGAAGAGACGCCTCCCCAGGACCGCGGCATCAAGCCGGTCGCCTCCAAAACCGAACACGACATCTACAAGGCGCTGCGCCTTCCGTACATCCCGCCCGAGTTGCGCGAGCACCCCGCCGACATCGCCGAATTCGAGAAAACGGGCAGAGTTCCGGCGCTCATCGAACTCGCGGATATCAAGTGCGATCTCCACGCGCACACCACCGACAGCGACGGACGGATGTCGATGCGTGAACTCGTCGACAACGCGATCAAGCGCGGTTTCCACACGATCGCCGTGACCGATCACTCCAAGAGCTCCGCCGTCGCGAACGGACTCTCGCCCGATCGCTTGCGCGCCCAGATCACGCTCGTGCAGAACATCAACAAGGCTCTCAAGTCCGAGGGCCTCGACATCCGCGTGCTCGCAGGCTCGGAAGTCGACATCCTCGCCGACGGCTCGCTCGACTTTGATGATGATCTCCTCGCCGAACTCGACATCGTGGTCGCAAGCCCACACGCGGCGCTCTCGCAGGAACCCGCGGCCGCCACAAAGCGTCTGCTCAAGGCGATTTCCCACCCGCTCGTCCACATCATCGGGCACCCGACCGGCCGTTTGATCAACCGCCGCCGCGGACTCGAACCCGATATGAACGAGCTGATCGCCGCGGCAAAGCAGCACAACACCGCGCTCGAGATCAATGCCCACTGGATGAGGCTGGATCTGCGCGACATCCATGTGCGTGCCGCGACCCACGCGGGCACGCTCATCGCGATCGACTGCGATGATCACGAATCGTCCGATTTCGAAAACCTTCGCTTCGGGATCTCGACGGCGCGCCGCGGCATGCTCACCCCCGACTTGTGCATCAACGCCTGGTCGCGCGACAAGCTTCTGAAGTGGCTCCAGTCCAAGCGGTAG